The following DNA comes from Lathamus discolor isolate bLatDis1 chromosome 5, bLatDis1.hap1, whole genome shotgun sequence.
cttgTAAGCTAATACGATTAAGGACTGTGTGCCAAGTAGGGTTTGCTTCCATTAATCTGGAAGTTGTCATGTATTAAACAGCATTACAAGGCCAAACCCCACATGCCTACACACGACAGGGAGAATCTGCAACATTATCTAAcagcaaaaacattttaaggATTATTAGAAAGTCATTAAGGAAGACCAAAGCTTTACTAAAAGGTCCATCTTCTGAATTAACAACCGCCAACTGCCTTCACGTATAACGAGGCTTAATATACTTTTCATAGTTTGTTTTGCTTGGACAGCAAACACACACCTGCACCTGGAACTTTGCTAATCCTTGTGCTGTGAAATACAGGGGCCATAAACTGTCTCAGCTGCTAGGAAAAGCCTTAGAAAAAGCTTTTCCCAAGGAGCAGCAATATATTTGAAGTTCCACCCATACAACCCAACCTTCCTGAAAGATGCCTAGTGCTACAGCTAGCACAATTTCAGCAGTAACCGTCGAGTTTCAGTTATCAAACAACTAATACTGATAACCAAAATACCAAGTGTTTGGAAAAGTTGTGCTGACCTGCTAGACAAGCAATAGCCTGTTCTCATATACGTATTGTGAACAAAGAAGGGCACATCTGTTTACACTGACATTGATCTTAACAGTACTTGGAATACAGGCACTGCCTGTTCCAGCCAGTTGAAAACAAATCCATGCTCCATGCAGGTTTCCCAAAGAGTATGTGTAAAATCAAATCCATGCAAGACAGTTTGATGAAAAGCCAGCTCTGAGGCAATCAAGAGTACAGTATTAGGAAGCACAGTGTGTGTGGAATACATATCCATATGTGTATATCTGTATCTGGCTATCTCAACAACCAGAGACAACTTCCTCTTTAGAGCAGCTTGCAAGGTAGCCCTGTACTACCAGTCTTCCTGACTGTGGTAGCCTCCATGGCTGTGCTTCCTCAAGCCACCTTATGTTGCCCTCTTCAGAGTGTTTTTCTCCCTGTGGGAACCTGCCACCTGCCGTGCTCCTCTCCTCTTTGTCCTCAGAACTGCAGGAATGCTCCAGCTCCCAAAACATGAACTGGCTCCTGGTTCCCAGTCAGTACAGTCCACTCTGACAGACCACGTATTACTGGCAGGGACAAGAGTCAAATGGGAAACCACAGCAGAAGGCACATGGCTTGGCACTGTCCAGCTACCAGCTTCCCATCTTTTCTTAAAGCACAAACACAGCTAGAGACCAGtaatttttagaaaacaaaactcaagCAAAATTAACTTAAAATCAATAAAATTCCCAATTTGCCTACACATTTTAAGAACATACGTGTTTCTGCAGGGAAGCTATAGAAAAACATTAAGAAGTACTTTCCTTAGCTATGTTCTTAATAAAATCCACAAATAAATTGCTGCTGcactaaattaaaatatattcagtATGTCCAATTCAGTTGCAAAGGAAGTTCTTAAAATAGAAACACTTAAAACTCAGATACTTAAGCAGTTAGGCAATCTGAGTGATTAGCTTATCTAGATAGCACATTCATAggtacatctttttttccttgaaagtCTGCAAGtgattgaaaattaaatttgattCTACTTCTCAGTTATCACTTATCCCTATAAAGAAGCTACATTGTGTGCTCAGACAGCTAAAAGCTAAAGCTTCCTGTAGTTTATataaactggtttgggttggaaaggaccttgagatcatccagttccaaccccctgccatgggcagggaagcctcacactagaccatgtcacccaaggctctgtccaacctggccttgaacactgccagggatggagcattcaccacttctttgggcagcctgtgccagtgcctcaccaccctcacagtaaagaacttcttccttatatctaacctgaactttccctgtttcagtttgaacccattaccccttgtcctgtcactacagtccctgatgaagagtccctctcttgTATCCTTGTAAGCCTCATCATAATGATACCAAATCAAATATTACAATGGATCATTTGAATGTGATCCATTCTCTGTGAAGTATCTTTTGCTCTCAGCATAGCTGCATCTGAACTAGAATTACAGTCCCCAGTGATAGCAGAAGTGGAAAAGTATTAAATAAACTGTTTTAttaatcaaaacaaaatgaggTCAGTGGCACTTAGAACATGCTCAGTTCTTTGGTGCAGATTTACTTgcttctgcattcaaaagcaaGTGTAGTGCCATATACCCCCATGCAACCTCCTCTGACTTGGATACAGAAAAGGAGCCTGCCTTTCAAACCCTCAAACTTCCTActtcagcttccctgacaaAACCTGATTTTCTGCATACTTTAAGCACTATGTTTGGTTTCTATGAAATGACCAGACTAAATATTCTGAGCTCTAACGGGGTTTTTCTCTTACCAACAGTATCAGGCTTTGTAGCCTGTATGTGAGCGTAGCCAGACTCCATCAAGATCTTGTAGACTCCTTTCTTTAAGAAGGGAAACATCCGCCTGACATCTTCATCCTGGAAACCAAAGAGCCCTGGAAGATAGCGGCCCAGCAGGATGGAGAGCAGGTGAGTGAACCCCATGTTGGAAACTGAGGCGAGATTTAAATGGAGACCTTTCACAtggctgaaaagcagaaaaggtcCCCATAAATTAACAGAATTAAAATGTGATTCAAAGttgttatatttaaaatgttattacCAAACATTGACACTTAATAGGTACTTAAATTCTAATCTGCTAATTACAGCATGTCCTTGTCTGTACTTTGTAATGTGGCTTTTCACCCCAAAATGACAAGTCAAAGGGGCAACTGTCACTAATCAGCACACACTCCTGGGCACTAAGCCACAAATCCTCCTTCTATTACAAGTACTTTTCCCACTCCAGACCCAGTGGGGCCATTGCAAAACTACTGCACTGGTGGTTGAAACAACAGGTATACCATGTAAACTACGTAATTTTGGATCACTGCTTAATTCTGAGCTCTGAAAATGGACACTACAGATGAGGACCTGGACAGGAGCTCTCAAGTGCACAAGAAGTAGCTATTCAAAGAATAAAGCAGCTCTGCATGTCAATCATGAAGCACTGCACTAGCAGGGTACTCACTTGGGAGCTATCTGGGCCAGATTGGTGCAGATGAGCCAGCCCCAGTCACCTCCTTGTGTGTAGAACTCGTTGAATCCCAGTCTGAGCATCAGTTcatagaaaacagaagcagcacttACAGAATTGAAGTctgtgttaaaaacaaacacacaacacTGTTGCAGTAATTCCAGCTATGCTTCTGCCTGTGCACCATTTATTCTCCCCATCCAGGCAAAGTTTAAATTCAAAGTCTGGTTTTCCTTGTCTGCCTAACAGCAAGGTCTAGGGAGCAAGCAGAAACCACAAGGCCTTTGTTACAGACTTGTGTTCTCCTAACCCCACCAACTGCCACACCAAGGGGTTCCTAGAGTTCTTTAAGCTATAATCATACTCCAGTGGAGCCATGTCAGTGAGCACTGCCCAAGGAATGCGTTCCCATTTTGTGTACAGTGAGCAGAGCCTCATCTGAATGATGAAAAGCTTGAAGTTGCCACAAGTAATGCACTTCTCCACTAAATGGTGACTGTATAAATCATAACCAAGGAAGCACAGAAAACCAGCCTTCCCCACATCATTCACCTGCACACATAACGAAATACTAGCCTCAGTTTCACTTTAAATACTACCTTGCTCCAATTAGCTGCAGCTTATGTTTGTATAAACCAGAGCACAAGCTGAACAAGCAGGCATTTGCCTGCAACCTACCATGCACATACATGAATTGATTTGTTTCAACCCTTGCTTCTCACCTACCTGTATAATGCTGTTGAATATGGATTCAAAACACCCAAGAGGAACAGTAACAAATTAAATTTACTCTTCCTGCTCACCCCCACACAATTCATTGACTCCATTTCAATTCATGAGTTGTCACTTCATAACTTTTTATAGTCCTTTGTAAATTATCTGTGCAGTGCTCCTGAAACTAAGTAATGATGTCACCTGACATCACACTCTTATCTCCCTCTTCCCACAGGGCACAGAGGATCTTTGTTTCtagactgggaaaaaaacaagtgcCAGGAGTTACTGTTCTGCTGCTGGGGTTTATCTCACTGTGAGACTAGGCTTATGCTCAGTTTCTTCTCACAGATCATACCTTTTTTGTGGGGTGCTTCTGAGAAACCATAACCAGGGATAGATGGACAAATGACTTCAAAAACGTGTTCATCACTGAGGCCGTGGCTGGCAGGATCCGTCAGGAGAGGGATGATTTTGTAAAACTCATAGAATGAGCCAGGCCAGCCATGAACCATTAACAGTGGCTTTGCAGACTGGCCTTCAGGCAGACGAGGAGGCTTCACATGAACAAAATGGATATCAATGCCTGTATAAAGAAAGTAAGTCATTAACATGCCCAAATTTCCCATGACACTGAAACTCAGCACAGAACAGAGCATGAATAAATCTTCTCTGAAGTCCTTTCTTTTCGTGAGTATGCAGACACTGTGCTTCTCTGGATCCATTTAGCCAAGGACCTCAAAGTACTTTATAATGAGGAATTAAGCACCACAGCAGCCAAATGAGGTCGgcatctttctgttttaaaatgaattgGCAAATTAAGGCATAGAAGTGAAGCAATTTCCTAACGGTAACACAATGACTCACACAGCTTAAAGGCAGAGGAGGTGATAACATCATTTAGTCCAAGCACCCTTAAATTTTACCCGAATGTTGCTCTATGGCACCAGATAGGCTTCAGCCCACCAGAGATTTTACTTCTTGCATACAGTTGCAACTTGGAGGCACCAAGAGACAGAGAATCCGTCATAACCAGCAGCTCTTTGTTTGGGGTCTTAATCACTTCCCTTCTTTTGTGCATCATTTAAACGTGTCTGGATTCTGTCTCCAGCCATTGATCTGAGCTTTACAgcaaaaggaatgtaaaaaGCCTTCAGTAAGTATTCTCTACCTGTGGAGGCCTCCCGCAATCAAGTCACACAACTGCTTGATAAACCAACCATGCTGAATCAAGGATCTGAAACAATGCCATGCTGAAAGAGAGTTAAAGTGTTCAATTCTGTAGCTCTTCTCCACTTTTTGGCCAAAGTTTTCAGTGTCTCTTTGTATAAACCAAAACAGGAAACTGTATTCTAGTTCCAGTCTCCTCGTTGTTAagtaaaaaggtaaaaattgCAGACCCATTTCCTTTGTGATCGTCACAATACAACCAGTAGGTCTCACACAGCTTGCACTAGTTGCTTGAGGtgagctgctcttcctcagacCCACTCAGGGCTTTGCTTTCCAGGAAACAGTAATTTGCTCTTAGCAGAGCCTGAATGCCTCGGTTCTTGATGTATTTAAGCACATTTTGCTCTCCTGAGCTCCAGCTCACCAGCAATCCCACCCTTTCACTGACAGATTTCCCCATCTTTGACAACTCTGCGGATTTCTGTATTCTCTGAAGAACTTTCAAGTGATGACAGAAGCTGGGAATCTGCTATGCAGCATGTTTGATCTTGCCTTTTCATGTCTCATCTCTGTAATCATTCCTAGTGTTGAAATTTCTCTTCCTATTGCTATACATAGAGCACTGTCTTTTGCTTCTTTGCCCTTTCTTGTCTCACATGATGTTTCTTCcactttaaataaaatctttacaTTCTAACCCCTTTGTAACAACCATTTATTGtccaaaagcaattttaaatattatgaaATAACATACAATTATGGGTGCAACTGAACACATAATAGCATAATCTTAAGCTTAAATTTTGCCATCATGCAAGACAGTTGCCTGCTGTGCTCTAAATCGAAACCTGTACCCCCAAATGACCCACACGCAACCTTCATTCAAGCACATGAAACATCCAGTTTGACCAAGCTCCAGCACAAGCAGCCCTTATGCTCAACAGCCTCTTTCAAAAGGTGTCTGTGCTTTGGACAAGAAGTCACACCATTCGCTCACACCTGGCAGCACATCAAGCAAGGGAAAGGCACATCCTGCCTTCCTGGGCACAGGAATGCTTGAAATGGTGCAGCAGAGCACATCTGCCTTGCAAACAGGGCCAACCTGAGCAGGCAGCAtgcccagctgaggagggctgcCAGGCTGATGGCATCACcgtgacagcagcagctggggaatTACATGGAACAAGAGGagacatctgtggggatctttGCATAACTGCATGCAAGCCAGGGAACATGTGTACATCTCAAGATCCCGGTTCTGTTTCCAAATGCCTGTGCTTGGCTCCTGTTAACACCAGCTGACAACCCATCCATGCACAAGGGAATTCCATTTGTCATTCCATGTCCTAAAGGCTTGTGAAGAAAGAGTTTCTTGCTGCTTCAGCAACAATGCCAATAATCTACGCTACAGCAGCCAGGAAGGGAAGGCCCACACGACACGACACAACCACAGCACTCTTGCCACCAAGATCCCTTGCAGACAAGGTTACGtattgctggggtttttttaagggaaaaagcCACTCACCTTGAATCTTAGTTTTGAATTGTGGGTACTTGTTGAGGACTTCAACTTGTTTCTTCCAATTGAACTGATTTTTCCAGTAGGAGACAACCTTCTTGAGGTACACCGAGTTAGTCCCATAATGGAAGCAACTGTCTTCCAGTGGCTCAGTGAATCGAGCCTGGTCAAGTCTCCTATACAAGTCctgcagggaaaaagaaagaagagacatTACAAGCACTTGTGTGTGCCATCTCAGGCTCTAGCTCTACTGTGCATGGTTTCTAGTTATTTTCAAGTGAAGTGAGAACAATGAAAATAACATCTCTAATGACACTTGTGCATTTTGCGGATGCTCTATCAGCTGTtccagttctttttctcctctagaTGGCCTCTTTCCTCTTCTATTTACAGGTGTTCTTAACACTGTCACCACAGAGGACAATACACTCATCTGACAGTACAGCGGCTTCACAGTTTAAGTCTTTATGCCTTTCCACGGTGTGCTGTTCCCTAGGTTACTTGCGAGCCCAACCTCACAACTGATGCATGGATCTGGCCCAAACCTTTTGTCTTCCTTCCCAAACCAAGGGGCTGGATGTCTTCACTGGGAAACACTGAGGGATTTTGCATGGCCACAAAGCTGGTGAAACTAGACTGGAATTAAAGTTTCCCTATCCAGAATAACTATGAAAATCACCTTCCTACTGCACTTCAAGGTTACAGGGGATACTGATGATACTGCACAACAGTCCAAAATCACTTGGCAGGGAAGAACAGCCAAGAGCCCCTTCCCACTGCATACAGAGCCACAGAATTGAGGGTGGAAGGCAGGTCTGGAAATGTAATCCTACTCAAGCCTCTGTGAGGTTTAAACCTGCATAGCATTTTCTAATACAGCAATAGAGATAGCTCTGACTCTGACTTAGGTGTATGCATGACTCACAGTGAACAGGCAGTATCAGCCTAGGCAAGATGTTAGTACAGAAGCTCACTGTTTGGGCATTTAACACGTTTACAGAAAACATGGATTTTAAAGTTAAGCTTTTTACCATGTCTTTACATATGTGCTTTTCTGTCCACGCGCAACAcctcttaaaaatgtgttagtAACACACGCTGGCGTAACTGCAACTCCAGGTTTAGGCAAGAATATATTTAGGAAGAGAGTTTTCTACCAATGGACTATGTTGCGATAGCTGCCATAATACAGAACTGCATGTTTCAAAACCATCTGTAAATTAGAAATTATCTAGCTTTGTGTCTGCAGTATAAGGAGGAAACATATCGGAGATTAATGCCCATTGATACTACTAAGAAGGGCAAACACAAGTTCTGTCTCAGGCCTTACTGAGAGAATAGGAATCCATTATAAATGAATAATATGGGCAATCCAATGAGTCCTGTTTGAACCACGACTCCACACAGACCTATGAAATTCTGCAATCCCCGACTTAAACACATAGCAACATTTTGATTCTATCTAACACATTCTGCAATGTATGTGTTTACTGTAATTACCACTGTGGTACTGCTGTTGATCAAAGTAGATCATTAATTACAGAAGAAGCAGCATCCAACACAGCTGCACACataaaacagggaagaaaatgaaatgtttgtaattgcttttgaaggaaaaaggaagagatatTGTTCATATTTTGATCTACACACTCAAACTGAGGGAGGTgcacaaacagaaacacagagctgAGTAATCTGTAATATGAGCTTTATGTTTATTGGGCTTTACGGAGTGGGTTTCTTTACTGGCAATCTTGAAACAGCCAGCTGAGAGTCAAACTGCATAGCAATACGTGAAATCTGTCCGTCCGTAACTATCTTGGGAAGTCCTGACAAATCCCTTCCGCCAAGTCCCACACATCATTGCTCATTCTCATAAATGTAACTATTGGTTCAacttaaaaattacttcaaacaagttctgcatttatttggccatttcttacatGTCCCCAGTATAAAGATTTGCTTACACTCAGCTCTTCTTCTGTAGTTTCCACCTTAAATGGTCGAATAGTTGTATCTTCTTCAGCATCAGGCTTTTGTCCCTTGCCCCACCATCCCTCTTTGAAGGGCAATGTTTCGTCTTTCTTCTTGTAAAATAAGAAGTAGATGATGACTGAACCCAGAAGCAGGAACACTTCGAGTAGCATAATGCCtgcaaaagaagaacaaaactcTGGTAAGCCCCATCAGACAGTTCAGACATGTGATGTACTCTGTAAGGACTACAGACATTTACTCCCTTTTTAAGACAGGATTTGATCTACACAATGTTCTGTCACTCACAGGACATCAACACTTACGTACAATTTCAGAACTAGGATGTTTTAACCTATTCAATTCAAATGGGGAGACATGAAGTGGCTTACATGAAAGAAATTTAGTCAGAACATAACTCAAAGCAAGTAAAGATATCTCATGGCTTGGTATTTAAATAGTCCTCTGGACACGATTGCTGCTAAACTTCAACAGTAAAGGATGTGACTGGCTATAATTCAGGTTTAaagctttctcttcctctgtagCTCTAGATTTCTCACAAATTCCAAAGCAGAGCATCCCTTTAGTAAGGCTTATATACATATTCTTACAAAGCTAAACCCCCAAGACATAGAGAGAATGAAAAGTGAAGACTGTGAGAGCAGCCACCTTTTACCTCCCAAACAGCTTGAGGAAGTGGGACAGGGATGTGTTTGCATAACCCCTGAACAGCAGTGCAAAGGGTAGAAGgaccttccctttctttctccctctgcaGTTCTGAAGAGAAACCAGAAGACCACATGCATGCTCTCCTGGCTCTAAAGCACCCTTCTCCAGGTGGTAAATTTCTTCACAGTACACAGCAACCTGATTTCACAGCACATCTGCAtaacctgcagggctgctgtgctTCAGTCAGGCAGAACACAAACAAACTAAACCCATTTTGAAAAGATTTGAACTGTTTCATgctgcaagcagaaaaaaaaataatctaataatgtttttttctttaataatgaaTGTTTTCCACCATCCCTTAAAGTATAGAAATGTTTTTAAGGTGGCTTGGGGAGCAGCACTGTCATCAATTTAATGcataattttaaagaatttcatgttttaaaccTTCATTTGCTGGGGAATTGGTAAGATACGAGGTATTTCGAAACTTCGGTTGGGCCCAAGCATTGTTTATGACACAGAATAGTCTTCATTCTCTCCAGAACTGGAAGGTTTAGTTGGGTTTGTGCTCTGTGATGCTCTGAAATTGCTCAGAGTCAACAGACTGCACCGAATTTATTCCTAGATCAAAACTGGGATTGTAACACAAGTTAACGGGAGTTCACATTATCATAACAAGAGTAAAACTGACCTGTCTTGTAAGTGCCTTTATGTGACAAGACACATTTTAGTCGGCctcttgcatttcattttctgatggCTCACAATAGAATGGTCAAAATAAGCACCCAATGAAACACTTGTACAGGAGTCAGGCACTTTGCAGATGGAGATCAAGCTACAAAAATCTATTGCTTACACATGCCTTGAAAAGTGCTCTTcagaggctggagaaatgggaaaGATAGGCACTGGAAGAACATCTATTCATTAGTTTCACTGGACCTTGCATGGCTCCTGTTTGAGGAGGTACTAGTTTTTCTCCACAATGTTCTCTGGAGCACAAGACAATGATCTTTTCCCACTCCACCAAGCTCAGGCCATGAATTACCCCAGAATTAAAAAGTTGATCCGATTTCAGCTTGCCTCAGCACATAAACCAATGCAGTCTAGGAGCCTCCAGAGCACAATTAAACTTCACTGCAAAGCAGAACTGGGGGGCTTTTAGAAACCTCAGAGCACTTTGCATAGAAATAATACCTACCACAGTATTTAGCAGCATTTCTATTACTGAGTCTGCACAGAGAACAGCAACTTCCCTGAAATCACAGCACTACTCAGGCCATGTCTAGACGACAAAGGTTCACCCACATAACCATGTAAGCGCCACATAAACATCACACTCTTGGCCAACTTCAGTATGTTTGCAAAGCCCCACAACATGGGGCTTTCCATGCCAGGAGAAAAGAGAGCTGCTGTCAATGTGAGCGTTGTTGTCCTGGCAAGATGGCTGGGGTACTTAGAAGAACAGAGGACTTTTTCTCCTGGCCTATGCTGTAT
Coding sequences within:
- the EPHX1 gene encoding epoxide hydrolase 1; translation: MLLEVFLLLGSVIIYFLFYKKKDETLPFKEGWWGKGQKPDAEEDTTIRPFKVETTEEELSDLYRRLDQARFTEPLEDSCFHYGTNSVYLKKVVSYWKNQFNWKKQVEVLNKYPQFKTKIQGIDIHFVHVKPPRLPEGQSAKPLLMVHGWPGSFYEFYKIIPLLTDPASHGLSDEHVFEVICPSIPGYGFSEAPHKKDFNSVSAASVFYELMLRLGFNEFYTQGGDWGWLICTNLAQIAPNHVKGLHLNLASVSNMGFTHLLSILLGRYLPGLFGFQDEDVRRMFPFLKKGVYKILMESGYAHIQATKPDTVGCGLNDSPVGLASYILEKFSTWTDPEFRSLEDGGLERKFNLDDLLTNIMIYWVSGCIVSSMRFYKENLQKGIGTQKHERLTVQVPTGVASFPNEIMHTPQAWAQKKYTNIVSFHFMPRGGHFAALEEPELLAEDILQFVGKVEKEQLWRKKE